From the Luteolibacter arcticus genome, one window contains:
- a CDS encoding PqiC family protein, whose product MLRSLLKLGVLGLLSVQLFSCAPAKSFYVLTPEGPAPSGGGMSLGVGPVSLASYLDRANLVFQESGNRMGVAESHRWAGDLEENIARVTATNLGRRLGTGNVRTYPWGSDSDLRYQVSLDIRQLHGTADGEAVLEAAWRVYSLPDRRMVTSKSWSGSEPLKADGYDEVAAAQSRLLARLATEIAATLR is encoded by the coding sequence ATGCTCCGATCCCTTCTCAAACTTGGCGTTCTAGGCCTCCTGTCGGTTCAGCTTTTCTCCTGCGCCCCCGCCAAGTCCTTCTACGTCCTCACCCCCGAAGGCCCCGCCCCCTCCGGCGGCGGGATGTCCCTCGGTGTCGGACCGGTTTCCCTCGCGAGCTATCTGGACCGCGCCAACCTCGTCTTCCAGGAAAGCGGCAACCGCATGGGCGTCGCCGAGTCCCACCGCTGGGCGGGCGACTTGGAAGAGAACATCGCCCGCGTCACCGCGACCAATCTCGGCCGTCGCCTCGGCACCGGCAATGTCCGCACCTACCCGTGGGGCAGCGACAGCGACCTGCGCTATCAGGTCAGCCTCGATATCCGCCAGCTCCACGGCACCGCCGATGGCGAGGCCGTGCTGGAAGCCGCATGGCGGGTCTATTCCCTGCCCGACCGCCGCATGGTCACCTCCAAGAGTTGGTCCGGCAGCGAACCGCTGAAAGCCGATGGCTACGATGAAGTGGCCGCAGCCCAAAGCCGTCTGCTAGCCCGGCTCGCCACCGAGATCGCGGCGACGCTGCGCTAG